The DNA segment TATGAGAGCCTCCACTATGGTGGCGGGCCTGAGGCTTTTTATCGCCCTAACGGTGGCGGCGAAGTGGCTGGCCCCCCCGTCAGGCAGGTCATCCCTGTCCACGCTAGTGAGGGTCACGTAGTCGAGCCCGAGCGCGTCGACGGCTAGCGCAACCTTATAGGGCTCCAGGGGGTCTAGGGGCTCTGGGGCTCCCTTCTTCACATAGCAGAACCTACACCCCCTCGTGCAGGTGTCACCCATGATCATGAACGTCGCCGTACCCTCGCCCCAGCAGGTGAAAATGTTGGGGCACAGGGCGCCCTCGCAGACTGTCGCGACGCCCAGGCTGGCCACTAGCCTGGCCACTTTAACGTAGGAGTCGTTTATCCTAACCCTAAGCCTCGGCTTAGCCGCCTCCATCGCCAGGGCCCTCCACCACCGCTACCACAGTGTCTGGCGTAACCTCCTCACCCTCGCCGACTATGCTCTTAACCCTGCCCGAGACGGGGCTCTCGATCTCCAGCACAGCCTTTTCAATCTCAACCTCGGCTAGGACCTCGCCCTTCTCCACAGCATCGCCCGGCCTCTTATACACCTTAACAACCTTCCCCCGCCACCCGCCCCTGCGGGGCCACAGGTCAAGGGGTATCCTAACAAGACTCTCCGAAGCCAACCCTCCAAACACCCTCCAGCGAAAGCGCGAGCGGAGTGCAGCCCTTAGACGCTGCCACTAGAATCACTGTGGACGCTGGCAACTATAATTTTCCCTCATGACTGCCCTATAGGCCTGATGGGAGGCCTCGTTGAGCCAGGGTAGTGCGGGTTTAGCGGTTAAACGGGTGATAGTGGCTCTCGACCCCGCGGTGGAGGGCGATGTTGAGAAGCTACTAGGCATCGCCAGGCTGGCCTGCCGCGAGGGGGCGGGTATTAAGGTGGGCCTGCCGATGCTAGCCCTGGGCGGTTCGGAAGCCGTCTCGGAGGCCGCTAGACTATGCAGCGGAGGGGGGCTGAGGGTTTTAGACCTCAAGCTGGCGGACATAGGCTATGTGATGAGGCTCGCTGTAGAGAGCCTCGCCAGGGGGTTCGACGCCGCCATAGCCCACGCCTTCATAGGCTCGGAGGGTGCTCTGGAGGAGCTTAAGGGTGCTCTGGAGGGTATGGGTGTAAGGCTGGTCCTAGTGTTGTCGATGAGCCACCAGGGCTCCGCGGAGGTGATAGACCCCTGCCTAGACCGGCTCATCTCCGTCGCCACCAGGGTTCGGCCTTGGGGTGTCGTGGCCCCCGCTACAAGGCCAGGGGTTATAGCCAGGGTTAGGTCGGCCATGCCGAGGACCGTTATAATGAGCCCAGGCGTTGGGGCCCAGGGCGGGAGGCCGGGTGACGCCATATGCCTAGGCGGCGCCGACTACGAGATAGTTGGTAGGGTAGTCACCAGGTCGCCCGACCCGGTCTCGGCTTTAAGGAGTGTTGCCGGGTCTATTGCAGAGAGGTGTCCGGAGAGGCTCCTACCCGCCTCCACATGAAACGGTCCTAGTTAAAGCCGTGGAGCTTTAAACTACAACACTAGTGGGGGCGACATCTTTGTCGCATGAGGAACTAGCGGATGTGCTTGCAAAGGTCCTTAAGAAAAGAGGAGCAGTGTTGAGGGGAGACTTCGTACTTTCCAGCGGTAGGAGGAGCAGCGTGTACATAGACATGCGCCGTCTCCTGGGTGACGAGTCCTCCTACACGGTTGCTCTAGACCTCCTCCTAGAAGCGGGGGCGCAGGAGCTGGCGAGGTCCTCGGCGGTGATAGGCGTGGCCACAGGAGGCCTGCCCTGGGCTGCAATGCTCGCCCTACGCCTGTCAAAACCCCTCGGCTATGTCAGGCCCGAGAGGAAGGGCCATGGAACGGGGTCCCAGGTGGAGGGAGAACCGCCTAGAGGCAGGGTCGTCGTTGTGGATGACGTGGCGACAACAGGATCCAGCATAGCCAGCAGCGTAGAGGTCCTCAGGAACAGCGGCTACACCGTAACCACCGCGCTAGTACTAGTGGATAGGGGTGAGGGGGCTAGGGAGCTGCTGGCCAGCATGGGTGTGAGGTTAGTGAGCGTTGCAACCCTAGAAAGCATACTAAAAGCCTTAGACCGGAATCCCGCTTGAAACCCTATCACCCGCGGCTCCCGACGAACATTAATACGGGCCCTGTGAACGCCCGTCGGGTGACGCCCGCATCGTCGGAGCCGAAAGGGCTGTGACGACTCCCCTGGCTTTGAGGGCCCCCTAAGGAGCCTCTCCGGCATCCCTGGTGCTCCGGACCGGAGGCGGGTATAGTTGATAGTTTAACGCTCTCAAGGGTATATATTATTATCGTGGAGGATGCGAGGTGGGGAGTTATGGCTGTGCTAAGGAAGACCGTGGAGGTGCCTGAGATACCTGTTGTTGATAGGGTCGAGCTTCCCGCGGACGAGACTGCTGTTATCGTAGTTGACATGCAGAACGACTTCGTAAAGCCTCAGGGCAAGCTCTTCGTCCCCACAGCGCCGGCCACCATAGAGCCTATACGGAGGCTGCTGGAGAAGGCCAGGTCCGCCGGCGTGAGGGTCTTCTACACCCAGGACACCCACTATGAAGGCGACCCCGAGTTCGAGATCTGGGGGGAGCATGTTAGATACGGCACCTGGGGCTGGAGGATAGTGGACGAGCTGAAGCCTGTCGAGGGCAGGGATATAGTGGTGATGAAGACCAGGTACGACGGCTTCTACGGTACGATGCTGGACGACCTTCTGAGAGTCTATGGGATAAGGAGCCTGGT comes from the Aeropyrum camini SY1 = JCM 12091 genome and includes:
- a CDS encoding biotin/lipoyl-containing protein, producing the protein MASESLVRIPLDLWPRRGGWRGKVVKVYKRPGDAVEKGEVLAEVEIEKAVLEIESPVSGRVKSIVGEGEEVTPDTVVAVVEGPGDGGG
- a CDS encoding orotidine 5'-phosphate decarboxylase / HUMPS family protein, whose amino-acid sequence is MSQGSAGLAVKRVIVALDPAVEGDVEKLLGIARLACREGAGIKVGLPMLALGGSEAVSEAARLCSGGGLRVLDLKLADIGYVMRLAVESLARGFDAAIAHAFIGSEGALEELKGALEGMGVRLVLVLSMSHQGSAEVIDPCLDRLISVATRVRPWGVVAPATRPGVIARVRSAMPRTVIMSPGVGAQGGRPGDAICLGGADYEIVGRVVTRSPDPVSALRSVAGSIAERCPERLLPAST
- the pyrE gene encoding orotate phosphoribosyltransferase produces the protein MSHEELADVLAKVLKKRGAVLRGDFVLSSGRRSSVYIDMRRLLGDESSYTVALDLLLEAGAQELARSSAVIGVATGGLPWAAMLALRLSKPLGYVRPERKGHGTGSQVEGEPPRGRVVVVDDVATTGSSIASSVEVLRNSGYTVTTALVLVDRGEGARELLASMGVRLVSVATLESILKALDRNPA
- a CDS encoding cysteine hydrolase family protein — encoded protein: MAVLRKTVEVPEIPVVDRVELPADETAVIVVDMQNDFVKPQGKLFVPTAPATIEPIRRLLEKARSAGVRVFYTQDTHYEGDPEFEIWGEHVRYGTWGWRIVDELKPVEGRDIVVMKTRYDGFYGTMLDDLLRVYGIRSLVVVGTVANICVLHTAGSAALRWYKVVVPLDGISALNDFDYHAALRQISFLYRGTLVKSVDGIEFRRSR